One Salmo trutta chromosome 24, fSalTru1.1, whole genome shotgun sequence genomic region harbors:
- the LOC115161163 gene encoding cell surface glycoprotein CD200 receptor 1-A produces MSTALLSGVIERTSTEMGNTWIIGVISLLAVSATWSLETGHNNHISVTSHTTPPSTSITSTELRLHVARSEHFHQGREVILTCCNKTWSEMIYTIWKIDRRGTVCQISSGVNDQPLDSCNDGKVMLNTTSGESYLRIPKFSISDEGFYYCESVYRGGSNSANIKVSVIAPPTVSTSLKWEDNKRLAVCLAEGGKPAASISWRNPWNFTSTTTWKHDGSNGVESQLVLPEVIPMDNLTCDVRHPFWVEVQSVTLPIPKGALISWLHVSISVVTVSVIMATLGGLYFTRKHLCRISPATPSESKAPQSQDYVEEVEPYASYVQRVNSIYNSSAELFT; encoded by the exons ATGAGTACAGCATTGCTGTCAGGAGTCATAGAACGAACAAGCACAGAGATGGGGAACACATGGATTATAGGAGTCATCTCTCTCCTGGCTGTTTCTGCTACCTGGAGTTTGGAAACCG GACATAACAACCACATTTCTGTGACCTCTCACACTACACCTCCTTCCACTTCAATTACATCTACAGAACTTCGACTGCATG TTGCCAGAAGTGAACATTTTCATCAAGGCCGTGAGGTCATCTTAACGTGCTGCAATAAGACTTGGAGTGAAATGATCTACACCATCTGGAAAATAGACCGGCGTGGAACAGTGTGTCAAATATCATCAGGTGTTAATGACCAACCTCTTGACTCATGCAATGATGGAAAAGTCATGCTAAACACAACCAGTGGTGAATCTTACCTACGCATTCCTAAGTTCtcaatcagtgatgagggattcTACTACTGTGAGTCAGTATACAGAGGAGGGAGCAACTCTGCAAACATTAAGGTATCAGTTATAG CCCCTCCCACAGTGTCTACCTCGCTGAAGTGGGAGGACAATAAGAGGTTGGCTGTGTGTTTGGCTGAAGGGGGGAAACCAGCTGCCTCCATCTCCTGGAGGAACCCATGGAACTTTACTTCAACTACCACATGGAAACATGATGGCTCCAACGGAGTGGAGAGTCAGTTGGTCCTGCCAGAGGTCATCCCTATGGACAACCTGACCTGTGATGTCAGACATCCCTTCTGGGTTGAGGTGCAATCTGTGACACTACCGATCCCCAAAG GGGCCTTAATATCCTGGTTACATGTCAGCATCTCCGTGGTAACCGTCAGTGTCATTATGGCTACTCTGGGTGGTTTATACTTCACAAGAAAACACCTCTGCAGAATTAG CCCCGCCACACCATCTGAGTCCAAGGCTCCTCAG tcACAGGACTATGTGGAGGAAGTAGAGCCCTATGCCAGCTATGTGCAGCGTGTCAACTCCATCTACAACTCCTCTGCAGAACTgttcacataa